The Agaribacterium sp. ZY112 genome includes the window GCTTCTATGAATGGTGATAAGGCAACAACAATTAGCTGGCTAATGACCTTTGCCATGCAGCATCGCATGTTGTGGGCCGGAGCGGCATCAGCACCGTCTAATAGTAAGAGTGCAGATAGAAACGATTTAAACTATCTGGGTTCTTATAGTGGGCTGATGGCGCAATCTCCCTCTGATGCCAACCCTGATGAGGGGCCCTTGCCTGGTGATTTAGAAACAGCAAAGGCTTTTGGGTTGCGTATTGCGCAGCTTACTCAGGGCTTATCTATCTAGGCATGATATGACATTTGTCATATCTAATTGATGATACTTGTCCATGCTTTATTGTTATTACCGAGTTCATAATCCATAACACTTAAGGAAATGACAGAGGGTGGATTATGAACTCAACGAACAATGTGACAGGGTGTGCAACTGGGCATGCAATTGAAACTGGAGCTAGTGAGCCTGTTGCTGTTATCAAGGGCTTAAATAAAACCTTTGCTGGAAAAGTTGCTCTTAACGATATTAATTTTACTATTCGTCCAGGCCAAGTGCTTGCAATTTTAGGGGCAAATGGCGCCGGCAAAACAACGTTAATAAATGGTTTGCTAGGTCGTTTAAGTTTGGATTCAGGTCGAATTCGTATTTTTGGTGAAAAACCTGGGTCGCTTGTTGTTAAAAGGCAAACAGGGGCCTTATTGCAAGTTGCCTCACTGCCTGACACGCTCAAAGTAAAAGAACATATTCAGCTATTCCAAAGTTATTACCCCAAGCCTATGCCTTACGACGAGGTGATCGCTTATGCAGGGTTAGAGGGTTTACAAGAACGTTATTCAAAAAAACTGTCTGGTGGAGAAAAGCAACGCCTGTTGTTTGCTTTAAGTATTTGTGGAAACCCTAAGCTCTTATTTTTAGATGAACCGAGTGTGGCTATGGATGTTAGTGCTAGGCAGAGTTTATGGTCGGCTATCCGTAAGCTTAAGCAACAGGGAGCCGCAATCGTGCTAACAAGCCACTACTTAGAGGAAGCAGATAGCCTAGCAGATGAGGTTCTTTTACTTAAAGAAGGGAAGATAATTCAGCACGGCACTGCGGAAGAGATTAAAGCAAGTGTGAGCTCAAGTTTAATTCGTTTTTTGAATCCGGATGAAGACATCGATTTTTATGGTTTTGTTGATGTCGTATCCGTAGCTCAGAGAGGTAAATATATTAGCTTGCAAAGCAGAAACACTAATAAAACCCTGCTGTCTTTATTGGCAGCTCAGCCTGAATTAAAAGAGCTCACAGTGTCTCAAGCGGGCTTAGAGCAAGCTGTTTTACGCATGGAAAATACTGCCTGTCAAAGTAATGGCATAAATGGGCAAGCTTTGAACGAGCAAAGACCGGCAAAACAAGAGCTAAGTAAGAGGAGCGCAGCATGAGCACATCGCTATTGATACCTAAGGTAAATACTTTAAATGTTTATTGGTTAGAGAC containing:
- a CDS encoding ABC transporter ATP-binding protein, whose translation is MNSTNNVTGCATGHAIETGASEPVAVIKGLNKTFAGKVALNDINFTIRPGQVLAILGANGAGKTTLINGLLGRLSLDSGRIRIFGEKPGSLVVKRQTGALLQVASLPDTLKVKEHIQLFQSYYPKPMPYDEVIAYAGLEGLQERYSKKLSGGEKQRLLFALSICGNPKLLFLDEPSVAMDVSARQSLWSAIRKLKQQGAAIVLTSHYLEEADSLADEVLLLKEGKIIQHGTAEEIKASVSSSLIRFLNPDEDIDFYGFVDVVSVAQRGKYISLQSRNTNKTLLSLLAAQPELKELTVSQAGLEQAVLRMENTACQSNGINGQALNEQRPAKQELSKRSAA